Proteins from a single region of Parasedimentitalea psychrophila:
- a CDS encoding ABC transporter ATP-binding protein codes for MNIGNWIDAFRPASGPPPQTLWAFLRWCLSGAWPMLGLAALCSSLAGAMEAGTAYILGQVIDTANTSGPDMFFSPTNLAMIAGAIGFFMVLRPILFGLSAAANSIIVGPNVSPLVLSRLNRWTLGQSVSFFDDDFAGRIAQKQMQTASAVTSVATEAINVIAFALASLVGSLALLGVIDLRITGVFMIWLVGYFALIRWFLPRVRKRAGARAGAKAMVTGQVVDTITNIRTVKLFAHADHEERTAQGAMGDFRQRALEFGYLAAGFRFCLMTLAGLLPVLLIGATLVLWQSGQATEGDIVAAGAVSIRIAQMTGWVSFTLMAIYSHIGEIENGMTTLTSRNRVEDASNAVDLVVRRGEIIFDNAGFAYGRDIGGIQGISLTIKPGEKIGIVGASGAGKSTLVSLLLRLYEGESGRILIDGQDIAAVSQNSLRSQIGMVTQETAMFNRSARDNILYGRPDASEEEMFDAARKAEADDFIALLQDGQGRQGYDAHLGERGVKLSGGQRQRIALARAILKDAPILVLDEATSALDSEVEAAIQSALSRVMRGKTVLAIAHRLSTLSEMDRIIVMEDGRIAESGSHDQLLARAGLYAQFWARQSGGFIRTETETKAETKAAE; via the coding sequence ATGAATATTGGCAATTGGATCGATGCATTTCGACCGGCGTCAGGCCCGCCACCGCAAACCCTGTGGGCCTTTTTGCGCTGGTGTCTGTCGGGGGCCTGGCCGATGTTGGGCTTGGCAGCGCTGTGCTCTTCCTTGGCCGGCGCGATGGAGGCCGGCACCGCCTATATTCTGGGTCAGGTGATCGACACCGCCAATACCAGCGGCCCGGATATGTTTTTCTCACCCACCAATCTGGCAATGATCGCCGGCGCGATTGGATTCTTTATGGTTCTCAGGCCAATTTTGTTTGGCCTGTCGGCGGCGGCAAACTCTATTATCGTTGGGCCCAATGTTAGCCCACTGGTGCTGTCGCGGCTAAACCGGTGGACGCTGGGCCAATCTGTCAGCTTCTTTGACGATGATTTTGCCGGCCGCATTGCGCAAAAACAGATGCAAACCGCCAGTGCAGTGACCTCGGTGGCAACCGAAGCTATCAACGTGATTGCCTTTGCGCTGGCCTCGCTGGTTGGGTCACTGGCCCTGCTGGGGGTAATTGATCTGCGCATCACTGGCGTATTCATGATTTGGCTGGTGGGCTATTTTGCGCTGATCCGCTGGTTCCTGCCACGTGTACGCAAGCGCGCCGGGGCACGCGCCGGGGCCAAGGCCATGGTGACCGGGCAGGTGGTGGACACCATTACCAATATCAGGACGGTGAAGCTGTTTGCCCATGCCGACCACGAAGAACGGACCGCGCAGGGTGCGATGGGTGATTTTCGGCAAAGGGCGCTGGAATTTGGCTATCTCGCTGCGGGGTTCCGGTTTTGCCTGATGACGTTGGCCGGGTTGCTGCCCGTGCTGCTGATTGGTGCCACGCTGGTGCTATGGCAATCGGGGCAGGCCACCGAGGGCGACATTGTTGCCGCTGGGGCCGTGTCGATCCGCATTGCTCAGATGACCGGATGGGTTAGCTTTACCCTGATGGCGATCTACTCGCATATTGGCGAAATTGAAAATGGGATGACGACTCTGACCAGCCGCAACCGGGTCGAAGATGCCAGCAATGCTGTGGATCTGGTCGTGCGGCGCGGAGAGATCATTTTTGACAACGCAGGTTTTGCATATGGCCGCGATATTGGGGGTATCCAGGGTATTTCCTTGACCATTAAACCGGGCGAAAAAATAGGCATCGTTGGCGCCTCGGGGGCAGGTAAATCCACCTTGGTTTCGCTACTATTGCGGCTCTATGAAGGCGAAAGTGGCCGAATTCTGATTGATGGTCAGGACATCGCAGCGGTCAGTCAGAACTCGCTCCGCAGTCAGATCGGCATGGTCACCCAGGAAACCGCGATGTTCAACCGGTCGGCGCGGGACAATATCTTGTACGGTCGCCCCGACGCCAGCGAGGAAGAGATGTTTGACGCCGCCCGCAAGGCCGAGGCGGATGACTTCATCGCTTTGTTGCAGGATGGGCAGGGCCGTCAGGGCTATGACGCCCATCTCGGTGAACGGGGGGTGAAACTGTCGGGTGGCCAGCGTCAACGCATTGCTCTGGCCCGTGCTATTTTGAAAGATGCACCAATTCTTGTGCTCGACGAGGCCACTTCGGCCCTGGATTCCGAGGTCGAGGCGGCGATCCAGTCGGCCTTGTCACGGGTGATGCGGGGCAAGACGGTGCTGGCCATTGCCCACCGGCTGTCGACGCTCAGCGAAATGGACCGAATCATCGTGATGGAGGACGGCCGTATCGCCGAAAGCGGCAGCCATGATCAGCTTTTGGCGCGGGCTGGGCTCTATGCGCAGTTCTGGGCCCGCCAATCTGGTGGCTTTATCCGCACCGAGACCGAAACAAAGGCAGAAACAAAGGCAGCAGAATAA
- a CDS encoding class I SAM-dependent RNA methyltransferase has protein sequence MSTSARTTATITRLGHQGDGVAEGPLFAPRTLPGEVVTGVVAGSAMGDIRIETPSEHRVQAPCRHYKSCGGCQLQHADDDFVAEWKQGIVRHALGAQGLETTFRPVHTSPPRSRRRATLAVRRTKKGAMAGFHGRASGVITEIPDCHLLDPDLLAAIPMVEDLAQIGASRKTPLAVTVTLSDIGLDVLVKNGKPLDGPLRMLLAQSVEKLGITRLTWDDEQIAMTQPPTQTFGPAKVCPPPGSFLQATREGEAALLAAVQEIVQGSKRIVDLFAGCGTFALPLAKNAEILAVEGDPEMVQALEAGWRQAKGLKVVKAVARDLFRRPMMPDELNPFGAFYEAAVIDPPRSGAESQVAELIKARTRTIAYVSCNPVTFARDAKSLVGAGYQLNWVQVVDQFRWAAHTELVASFTLAD, from the coding sequence ATGAGTACATCAGCTAGAACCACCGCCACCATCACGCGTCTCGGCCACCAAGGCGACGGAGTCGCCGAAGGCCCTCTGTTTGCCCCGCGCACCCTTCCGGGTGAAGTGGTGACAGGAGTTGTCGCCGGCAGCGCAATGGGTGACATTCGCATCGAAACACCCTCGGAGCACCGGGTGCAAGCCCCGTGCCGCCACTACAAATCCTGTGGCGGTTGCCAGTTGCAGCACGCCGATGATGATTTTGTGGCTGAGTGGAAGCAGGGCATAGTTCGCCACGCGCTGGGCGCTCAGGGGCTGGAAACCACGTTTCGTCCCGTCCACACTTCGCCGCCGCGATCCCGTCGCCGCGCCACTCTGGCGGTTCGACGCACCAAAAAGGGCGCGATGGCCGGGTTTCATGGCCGTGCTTCGGGGGTCATCACTGAGATCCCGGATTGTCACCTTCTAGACCCGGATCTGTTGGCAGCCATTCCAATGGTCGAAGATCTGGCGCAGATCGGCGCCAGCCGCAAGACGCCGCTAGCCGTCACCGTAACCCTGTCGGACATTGGTCTGGATGTGTTGGTGAAGAACGGCAAGCCGCTGGATGGGCCGCTGCGCATGTTATTGGCGCAATCGGTGGAAAAGCTGGGTATCACCCGGCTGACTTGGGATGATGAACAGATCGCCATGACCCAGCCCCCCACGCAGACCTTTGGTCCTGCTAAGGTCTGCCCGCCTCCGGGCAGTTTCCTGCAGGCCACCCGCGAGGGCGAGGCGGCCCTGTTGGCTGCGGTGCAGGAAATCGTTCAGGGTTCCAAACGAATCGTCGATCTGTTTGCCGGCTGCGGCACCTTTGCGCTGCCGCTGGCCAAAAACGCCGAGATCCTGGCCGTCGAGGGCGACCCGGAGATGGTGCAGGCGCTGGAGGCCGGCTGGCGTCAGGCCAAGGGTCTGAAAGTGGTCAAGGCTGTCGCCCGTGACCTGTTTCGCCGCCCGATGATGCCGGATGAACTGAACCCCTTTGGTGCGTTCTACGAGGCGGCAGTGATCGACCCCCCGCGCTCTGGCGCCGAATCTCAGGTCGCTGAACTGATCAAGGCCCGCACCCGAACCATCGCCTATGTGTCCTGTAATCCGGTCACCTTTGCCCGCGATGCTAAGTCTCTGGTTGGTGCTGGGTATCAGTTGAACTGGGTTCAGGTTGTTGACCAGTTCCGCTGGGCAGCCCATACCGAACTGGTTGCGTCCTTCACCCTTGCCGATTGA
- a CDS encoding ion transporter, translating into MSLIQRMAAVLENARFGHFITIVIVINAVTLGLETSPSVMARSGVIISLIDELCLTIFVLEILAKLVVSRHRFFLNGWNVFDFIIVGIALVPGAQGLSVLRALRILRVLRVISVAPSLRRVVEGFITALPGMGSVFLLMAIIFYIGSVIATKLFGGLFPQWFGTLGGSAYSLFQIMTLESWSMGIVRPVMEIFPYAWVFFVPFIMVTTFAVVNLLVGLIVNSMQDAHSVEDTERTDAYRDLVLARLEAIEQRLPPQIEVIEQRSRPHIETLSKK; encoded by the coding sequence ATGTCCCTGATTCAACGTATGGCGGCCGTTTTGGAAAACGCCCGTTTTGGTCACTTCATCACCATCGTCATTGTGATCAATGCGGTGACATTGGGACTGGAAACCTCGCCCTCAGTCATGGCGCGGTCTGGCGTGATTATCAGTCTGATCGATGAACTCTGTTTAACGATCTTTGTGCTCGAAATTCTGGCCAAGCTGGTGGTGTCCCGGCATCGGTTTTTCCTGAATGGATGGAATGTCTTCGATTTCATAATCGTTGGTATTGCGCTGGTTCCGGGGGCGCAGGGGCTTTCGGTGCTGCGGGCGCTGCGAATTCTGCGGGTATTGCGGGTTATTTCGGTGGCCCCCAGCCTGCGCCGGGTGGTCGAGGGCTTCATCACCGCATTGCCGGGCATGGGGTCGGTGTTCCTGCTGATGGCGATTATTTTCTACATCGGCTCGGTGATTGCCACCAAACTGTTCGGGGGCCTCTTTCCGCAATGGTTCGGGACCTTGGGGGGCAGCGCCTATTCGCTGTTCCAGATCATGACGCTGGAAAGCTGGTCCATGGGCATTGTGCGTCCGGTGATGGAGATCTTCCCCTATGCTTGGGTGTTCTTTGTGCCCTTTATCATGGTCACCACATTTGCCGTGGTGAACCTGCTGGTGGGTCTGATCGTGAACTCGATGCAGGACGCGCATAGCGTTGAAGATACCGAGCGAACCGACGCGTACCGCGATCTGGTTCTCGCGCGACTTGAGGCCATCGAGCAGCGGTTGCCGCCGCAAATTGAGGTGATTGAGCAACGGTCGCGGCCACATATTGAGACACTTTCCAAAAAGTGA
- a CDS encoding L,D-transpeptidase family protein codes for MDRRAFGLGAAATLASAGCSGASNRFQSYQGAEVTGVVVNKGARKLYLLHNEEILREYKIDLGFAPVGAKTVEGDGKTPEGTYVINRRNANSSYHLSVGISYPNSQDVAEASAIGQRPGGEIFIHGQPNDSKARKRAGRVDDWTAGCIAVNNDEIEEIFAMVKDGTVISLRL; via the coding sequence ATGGACAGACGAGCATTTGGATTGGGCGCGGCCGCGACCCTGGCTTCGGCGGGCTGCAGTGGCGCCAGCAACAGATTCCAGAGCTATCAGGGCGCTGAGGTCACCGGCGTGGTCGTCAATAAAGGCGCCAGAAAGCTGTATCTGCTTCACAATGAAGAGATTCTGCGCGAATATAAAATTGATCTGGGCTTTGCTCCGGTCGGGGCCAAGACGGTTGAGGGGGACGGCAAAACCCCTGAGGGCACCTATGTCATCAATCGCCGCAATGCCAATAGCTCCTATCATCTGTCGGTCGGCATTTCATATCCCAACTCTCAGGATGTTGCCGAGGCCAGTGCCATCGGGCAACGGCCCGGTGGAGAGATCTTTATTCACGGTCAGCCCAACGATTCGAAGGCCCGCAAACGGGCGGGTCGGGTGGACGACTGGACGGCCGGTTGCATTGCCGTGAATAACGATGAAATCGAAGAGATTTTTGCCATGGTCAAAGATGGCACCGTGATCAGCCTGCGTTTGTAA
- a CDS encoding CAP domain-containing protein, which yields MKRVFLILAAALLTLAVACTPSPNGGSGGSGKAYRIRNADKVQFRMLDSVNALRQAYGSPAVQLNAPLNAAAATHSRDMAVQNRPWHFGSDGSSPLDRVARAGYTGSLMGEAISETYEGEVETLSAWMEDSNTKAVIMDPKAVNMGFSWFQEQNGKIWWTLVMGS from the coding sequence ATGAAGCGTGTATTTTTGATTCTTGCGGCGGCCCTGTTGACGCTGGCTGTTGCCTGTACCCCTTCTCCAAATGGCGGATCAGGCGGCAGCGGAAAAGCCTATCGCATTCGGAATGCCGACAAGGTTCAGTTTCGCATGCTCGATTCGGTCAATGCGCTCCGGCAGGCATACGGCTCGCCTGCGGTACAGTTGAACGCGCCACTCAACGCCGCTGCGGCCACCCATTCCCGGGATATGGCGGTTCAGAACCGCCCCTGGCACTTTGGCTCGGACGGCTCGTCGCCGCTGGATCGCGTCGCCCGCGCCGGATATACCGGGTCTCTGATGGGGGAAGCCATTTCAGAAACCTATGAGGGCGAAGTGGAAACCCTGTCGGCCTGGATGGAAGACAGCAACACAAAAGCCGTGATCATGGATCCCAAAGCGGTCAACATGGGCTTCTCGTGGTTCCAGGAGCAGAATGGCAAGATCTGGTGGACCCTGGTGATGGGCAGCTAA
- a CDS encoding L,D-transpeptidase: MSSKSIQFPSRRLFLAGTAALLATPALSQVADPDGEPAYDPLRPPPEPEPAVRRNISAFRAKSWQPYFDNLKNGAILVDIDSRALHYWAADEETYKLFPSSVPLSDDLTRRGRTKIVRKVEGPSWSPTPNMRKRNPEWPSYVAPGPDNPLGTHALYLSWKYYRIHGTHDTRKIGRKSSNGCIGLYNEHIAQLFGMVKIGTQVLLI; the protein is encoded by the coding sequence ATGTCTTCCAAATCAATTCAATTTCCCTCGAGGCGGCTTTTTTTAGCCGGTACTGCGGCTTTGCTGGCAACGCCGGCCTTGTCCCAGGTCGCTGATCCAGATGGTGAACCGGCGTATGACCCGCTACGTCCGCCGCCTGAGCCGGAACCAGCGGTGCGCCGCAATATCTCGGCATTCCGGGCAAAGAGCTGGCAGCCGTATTTCGACAACCTGAAGAACGGGGCCATTCTGGTCGATATCGACAGCCGCGCCTTGCATTATTGGGCTGCGGATGAGGAGACCTACAAATTGTTTCCGTCATCGGTGCCGCTTTCAGATGACCTGACGCGCCGGGGTCGTACCAAAATTGTGCGTAAAGTCGAAGGTCCGTCTTGGTCACCGACGCCAAACATGCGCAAACGTAATCCAGAGTGGCCAAGCTATGTTGCACCGGGGCCGGACAATCCGTTGGGGACCCATGCATTGTATCTGAGTTGGAAGTATTATCGCATCCATGGAACCCACGATACGCGAAAGATTGGACGAAAGTCTTCCAATGGCTGTATTGGTCTTTATAATGAACATATTGCACAGCTTTTTGGGATGGTAAAAATTGGCACTCAAGTGTTGCTTATTTGA